From the Lolium rigidum isolate FL_2022 chromosome 2, APGP_CSIRO_Lrig_0.1, whole genome shotgun sequence genome, one window contains:
- the LOC124685937 gene encoding uncharacterized protein LOC124685937, with translation MDYYDLQLGFAKSILKSGDERTKTELAKIILNKHSDDKSLVEALKRHFVADHVFSDQHQEKPPLLRWRERGTYLDGALLEEMKEYEEELKEHKAELQKLKKELEAMLKRMMKYEANNSDDKAESSVNVVSYTACLQFI, from the exons ATGGACTATTACGATCTCCAGCTTGGGTTTGCAAAGTCCATTCTGAAATCTGGAGATGAGCGCACCAAGACGGAGCTAGCCAAAAT AATACTGAACAAGCATAGCGATGACAAATCACTGGTTGAAGCTCTGAAGAGGCACTTCGTAGCTGACCACGTGTTCAGTGATCAGCACCAAGAGAAACCGCCGCTTCTCCGGTGGCGCGAACGCGGTACATACTTGGACGGCGCTTTGCTGGAGGAGATGAAGGAGTATGAAGAAGAGCTGAAGGAGCATAAAGCAGAGCTGCAAAAGTTAAAGAAGGAGCTTGAAGCAATGCTGAAAAGAATGATGAAGTATGAAGCAAACAACTCTGATGATAAGGCTGAATCAAGTGTAAACGTTGTAAGTTACACAGCCTGTTTGCAGTTTATTTAA